A stretch of Elgaria multicarinata webbii isolate HBS135686 ecotype San Diego chromosome 5, rElgMul1.1.pri, whole genome shotgun sequence DNA encodes these proteins:
- the GPR45 gene encoding probable G-protein coupled receptor 45, with protein MPVFCVMMVCNETPTDTTFVVLNASAQLTGSSYPALPIPLRMLLAIIMLFMIAIGFLGNAIVCLIVYQKPAMRSAINLLLATLAFSDIMLSLFCMPFTAVTIITVNWNFGAHFCRISAMLYWFFVLEGVSILLIISVDRFLIIVQRQDKLNPHRAKVMIAISWAFSFCISFPSVIGWTFVEVPSRAPQCVLGYTEFPADRAYAVMLIVAIFFIPFSIMLYSYLCILNTVRRNTVRIHNHAESVCLSQVSKLGLVGLQKPHQVNVDMSFKTRAFTTILILFVGFSLCWLPNTIFSLMSVFSRQFYYSPSFYVTSTYVLWLSYLKSVFNPVIYCWRIKKFREACLEFMPKTFKIFPKVPGRTKRRIRPSTIYVCSEHQSAV; from the coding sequence ATGCCGGTATTTTGTGTGATGATGGTCTGCAACGAGACTCCTACGGACACGACGTTCGTTGTCCTGAACGCAAGTGCCCAGCTCACAGGCTCCAGTTACCCAGCCTTGCCAATCCCACTCAGGATGCTGTTGGCCATAATAATGCTATTCATGATTGCCATTGGATTCCTAGGCAATGCCATTGTCTGCCTGATTGTCTACCAAAAACCAGCCATGCGTTCAGCTATCAACCTGCTTTTAGCGACTTTGGCTTTCTCTGACATCATGTTGTCTTTGTTCTGCATGCCTTTTACTGCAGTTACGATCATTACAGTGAACTGGAACTTTGGGGCTCACTTCTGCCGAATATCAGCTATGCTCTACTGGTTCTTCGTCTTGGAAGGTGTATCTATACTCTTGATTATTAGCGTGGACCGGTTCCTAATCATTGTCCAGCGCCAAGACAAACTGAACCCTCACCGTGCCAAAGTCATGATTGCCATTTCTTGGGCCTTTTCTTTCTGCATCTCTTTCCCTTCAGTGATTGGGTGGACCTTTGTTGAAGTCCCAAGCCGGGCTCCCCAATGCGTCCTGGGATACACAGAATTTCCTGCAGACAGAGCTTATGCTGTGATGTTAATTGTGGCCATCTTCTTCATCCCTTTCAGCATCATGTTGTACTCTTACCTTTGCATTCTGAACACTGTCCGTCGGAACACCGTACGGATCCACAACCATGCTGAGAGTGTCTGCTTGAGTCAGGTGAGCAAACTGGGTCTAGTAGGGCTGCAAAAGCCTCATCAAGTGAATGTTGACATGAGCTTCAAGACCAGGGCCTTCACTACCATCCTCATCCTTTTTGTTGGTTTTTCCCTCTGCTGGCTCCCGAACACAATATTTAGTCTGATGTCGGTGTTCAGCCGACAGTTCTACTACAGCCCTTCTTTTTATGTCACCAGCACCTACGTCTTGTGGCTGAGTTACCTCAAGTCAGTATTCAATCCTGTCATTTACTGTTGGAGAATCAAGAAATTCCGCGAGGCCTGTCTGGAATTCATGCCGAAAACATTTAAGATCTTTCCTAAAGTGCCTGGACGGACAAAGAGGAGAATACGGCCAAGCACAATATACGTCTGTAGCGAGCACCAATCTGCAGTTTAG